GACAGCTTGACGCACTTCTGTTTTTTTACTTTCCATCACCAAAACACTAGCAAATCACAGTTATATAGTATCACAATGGATAATACATATTTTAGTGATCCTTCAGTCCAGTATAGTACTGTTCATAATTAACATCTCTTGTCTAATGTTCGATGATACCTTTTGTGATTTATAAGGAAAATGCTGGCCTTCAGCCGGCGGATCCGTCGTCTCGTACGTGCGATGCGTGGCTCACCTTGAATTATCTATTGAATTTTTGTAATTGAGCTCTTGTTGCAGTTTGCCCACCAAAACTGCTATACGTACGATTCTTTTTAATCGGACACTGCTATGATCAGAGAGCAGATGCTATGGTCCACAAACTGATAATCTGTGATTTATCTCTAATCGTACTGAGTGTTGGACGAAAATTCATCGTACGTATAGCAAGGTTCTTTGCCCACCACAACAACTTGTGTGTTGTAGGATCTGGATCCTTGAGGGTTGTTGCCCGCGCAGCCGAGGCACCCTGCTGCTGCTCCCTATCTTCCTCTCGCTACACTTGTTGCCCCGCTGCATCTAACGGCACTGCCCCTGCGACGTCACCGATGCCGGACCGAAGCTCCATGGAAGCGATCGGGCTCGCCCGTCGCCGGACTCTACCGCCGCTGTCGAGCTGTGCTTGGCTGCCACTGCCTGGATCTGCTTGTCCCCAGCCCTTCTTTGCACCTCGCCGTTCGTCCCGTGTCGCCGGCATGTGTGTTGCCGCCGATTACCAGTTCGCCGCCTCTACCTGGGAAAAAGAATATTGCAACATCATCTTTGTTGCAAAAAAATTTCTGCAACAAGAACTATGTTGCGAAAAATTCTGTAACAAGTCCTCTGTTGCAAAAAAGAAATCTTGTTGCAAAATAATTCTGTAACAAGACCTTTGTTGCATTTTTTTTGCAACATCACCTCTGTTGCAAAGGTTTTTACAACACGGCgtatgttaaaaatgtttttgCAACACCACTCTTGTTGCAAGAGAGGTGACACACATGGATGAGTAGATCGGACGGCTCCCCGCATCAATCCAACGCCCAACGGCGAATGTTTTCTAGTTATCCGTCAGCTGATGCGTAGTAGCCCCTAATTTATAATGCATGTCTAATTAATATGTGTAATTAATTGCTTGACTAATTAATTTCATGCACTAGTGGACGAGACAAAGATTGGGCAAAAGACAACTGGGATGAATTTTGGGCTGCGCTACACGTCGGCCGGTGGATTAGTTAAAAACATCCGCCGCCTGGCTGGCCGTTGGATGGACGCGCTGCTGGCCGTCCAATGTACCACCCACGTTCCCCACCTCCCTTTTGCAACAAGTGCGGTGTTGCAGAGACAAGGGTCGTGCTACGCGTCTGTCGGTTGAAGTTTGGGAAGGTTCGACCACCTCCCATGTCGTTAGATCTTCCCACGTGAGCGTCACAAATTGCAACAAGCTAGTTGTTACGGTCATCTCTCTACAACAACGACTTTGTTGCAAACCACACTGAAGAGTTATCGTGTGACTTCACGAATTGCAACAAGTTGGTTGTTGCTGAAACAAAGACTTTGTGCGGAGACGTGATGTAACTTTTGCAACAATGGTATTGTTGCAGAAATTTTTGCAACTGTGGTGATGTTGCAGAAAAAATTGTCTCCACTTttatgcaacaaaggcaatgttgcAGAATTTTTTTTGCCTTCACATTCATGCAACGTAGGTGATGTTGCGGAGCAAGTTTCGCAACATTACAGATGTTGCGGAATTTATTTGCAATGAATAGGGTTGGCCAGGTAGTAGGGACCAAGCACGTGCACCAAGTCTTCATGCGAGTCACGCGCCCTCACGATCCAGTGGACCAATGGGCCGCGATCTGACGGCCGCGCGAGCGACGGATGCAGCGAGAAAGATCGGCCGGTTGATTGAAAGCTTTTCCATGTTTTTTTGGTGCATGCGAACGAATGAAACGACAACACGACCCCTTTAATAGTTGTATAATATGCAACAATCCAAAAAATAGTCTAACAAGAATTAAAATCCATACATGATTCACACCATTATTAAGTCACAAGTGCAATAAGATATCCCAAGCAACTAGCAAGTGAAGGAATAAAATGTGCACCAACACACACATGCGAATAGCAGTACATAAAACATTGGTATCAAATTTTCAGCCATAAAAAGGACCGGGCCAACAAAACATAAGAGCACACATAAGGGcccctttgatttgtaggattcaaaacgcgggaataggaaaaacatagaATTAGAATGTCATACTCATCTCAATTCTACAAGATTCTGGATTGTTTGATCACTTCAtaggaaaaataaataattctTTCTAACATGTTTGAGTGGATGCTAGAAATCCTATGAGAAGTAGTACAAAGAAATCCTTAGATTTTTTTTCTATAAGATCTAATCCTATGAGTCAAACAACCAATGTACGAAAAATTCCTAACGGTTATAATCTTGCAAGATTTCTAACAACATTCTCTAAATCAGAGGAGCTATAAGAGAAGTTTTTTATTATTAAAACTGGACACTTCACTATGAAAGAACAATAATGTGCAACTCGCCCTGCCTTAACAAGGCGAATGACTAACAACATGGTCCCAACACAAAGGATCATATATACTCCTTGCATCTGAGCATCAATTTGTACCAACTCATGTGCTACACAATCTGGAGAGCGCCTGCATGCTTTTTTTTACACAGGAGGAAAACACACATaacatttttttttgagaaatcaccACTTTATTCAAAAATGTATAGTGAGGTAATGGAGGAGGCGCTCGCGCACAATCGTGTTCGCCAGGGAGGGCTCCTCCTCCTCCACGGCCTTGCCGTGCCAGTTGTGGCGTGACGGTGACACCGACCGGTCGTAAGTGCTGCGGAGCAGGGAAGGAGGCTCCTCTTTGATGCGGCGTCCGATTTAGACACTATAGAGCGCCGAACCAGCCAAACCAGCACGAATGCGCGGTGATCATTCTAGAGCGGGACGCATGGCGCTGAGTTTGATGCTAGTTTGCACGAATTCGGACACGGCGATCTGAGGGACGGGTGTTGGATGCCTTCTTCTGAATGTAACCTGGCATACTCGTTGGAACGCTGCCAAGATCCCATATTCCTGAATGTAAACATAAATCCCATAGTATTCCATAGCGCAGACCTAAATTGAACACGCTCCCGCAACTGTAACGGCTCCCCTCGCGCGCCGACCgtcccgcctccgccgccgctcatcgtcgtcgtcctcctcctagcCGACGTCCGGCTTCCGCCTCCGCAACTCCTCCTCTCCCTAGCCGACGTCCCTCCGCGGCTGCTCCTCTCCCATCTCGCCGATGTCCCGCCCCCGCCTCCGCCACTGCTCCTGCTTCACCACGCCCATGTCCCGcatccgcctccgccgccgcctctcctcttccacctcaCGACCCACACCCTCCTGGTCTCCCCGCGCCGCCTTTGCGGCGGCCACGGAGCGCGTCCGCGACGGAACGCTCAGCCCGCAAGACGCACACCACCTGTTCGACGAATTGTTTCAGCAGGCCACCCCGGTCCCCGACCGCCCCCTCAACGGATTCCTTGCCGCCCTCACCCGTGCCACGCCCTCCGAGGCCTGCAGAGACGGCCCTgctctcgccctctccctcttcaACCGTGTCTACCGAGAAGAAGCCGGCATGCGGGTGGCGCCGCCGACCATCTTCACCTACGGCGTCCTCATGAACTGCTGCTGCCGCATGCGTCGTCCGGAACTTGGGCTCGCCTTCTTCGGCCGCCTCCTAAGGACGGGCCTGAAGGCAGACAAGATCGTCGCCAACACTGTCCTCAAGTGCCTGTGCTGCGCTAAACGGGCAGACGACGCTGTGAAAGTGCTGCTTCATACGATGACCGAGCTGGGGTGTGTGCCTGATGCCTTCTCATACGCCATTGTCCTGAAGAGTTTATGTGATGATAACAGGAGCCAGCAGGCGCTCTACCTGCTCCGGATGATGGCGAAAGAAGAAGGTGTGTGCTCCCCTGACGTGGTCACATATAACACCGTCATTCATGGCTTCTTTAAGGAAGGAAAAATAGGCAAGGCCTGCAATCTATTCCATGAAATGACGAAGCAAGGGTTTGTGCCTAATGTGGTGACATATAACTCGGTTATCAATGCATTGTGCAAGGCCCGAGCAATGGACAATGCAGAATTGTTCCTTCGGCAGATGGTTGATAACGGCGTTCAACCGAATAAAGTGACATATACTAGCATGATCCATGGATATTCCACTTTGGGCCAGTGGAAAGAGGCGACTAAACTGTTCAGAGAAATGACAGGCAGTGGTCTTATACCAGATATTGTCACTTGGAACTCGTTCATTGACTCCCTTTGCAAGCATGGAAGGAGCAAAGAAGCTGCAGAAAATTTTCATTCCATGTCTGCAAAGGGCAACAAGCCTGATATCATCTCCTACACCACTCTTCTTCATGGGTATGCCAATGAAGGAAGCTTTCCTGATATGATGAGTCTCTTTAAGTCAATGGAAGGCGACGGTATTGTAGCCAACTGCCAATTTTTCAACATATTAATTGATGCATATGCTAAACGAGGAATGATGGACGAAGCTATGCTCATATTTACTGAAATGCCAGGACAAGGAGTCAATCCAAATGTAGTCACCTATTCAACTGTGATAGCTTCACTTTGCAGAATGGGTAGGCTGGCTGATGCAATGAATAAGTTCAGTGAGATGATTGGGACGGGAGTACAACCGAACACAGTTGTTTATCACTCCCTAGTTCAGGGCTTATGTACACATGGTGATTTGGTGAAAGCGAAGGAGTTGATTTCTGAAATGATGAATAAAGGTATTCCTCGTCCAAACATTGCATTCTTCAGTTCAATAGTACACAGTCTATGCAAAGAAGGAAGGGTTATGGATGCACACCATATCTTTGACTTGGTTAAAGACATAGGGGAGAGATCTGACATCATTATGTTTAATACGCTGATTGATGGATATTGCCTAGTCGGTGAGATGGGCAAAGCAGTCAGTGTACTAGATGTCATGATATCAGCCGGCATTGAGCCTGATATCTTTACATATAATACACTTGTCAATGGTTATTTTAAGAGTGGAAGGATCGATGATGGGTTGAATCTGTTCAGAGAAATGTCACATAAGAAAATTAAACCTACAACTGTTACATATAACATCATACTGGATGGATTATTTCGTGCTGGGAGAACCGTTGCTGCCAAGAAAATGCTCCATGAGTTGATCGGATGTGGAACAACAGTGAGCTTGTCCACATACAACATAATTCTTAAAGGACTTTGTAGAAATAATTGCACCGACGAAGCAATCGTCATGTTCCAGAAATTACACACAATTAATGTAAAGTTCAATATCACAACACTCAATACCATGATTAATTCAATGTACACTGTTCAGAGAAGAGAAGAAGCTAAAGATTTGTTTGCTGCAATATCAGACAGCGGGTTGGTGCCCAATGCCTCTACATACGGCATAATGATACGAAATCTTCTAAAAGAAGGATCAGTGGAAGAAGCTGACAGTATGTTCTTATCAATGGAGAGGAGTGGTTGTGCTCCTTGCTCTCGTCTTTTAAATGATACTATTAGAACGTTATTGGAGAAGGGGGAGATAGTCAAGGCCGGAAATTATATGTCTAAAGTTGATGGCAAGAGCATCTCACTTGAAGCTTCAACTTGTTCATTGTTGTGGTCTCTGTTTTCTGGGAAAGGTAAATATCGTGAACAAATACAATTGCTCCCTGTAAAATACCAATTCTTCGGTGGAGTTAGTTGATGCACTGGAATCAGCAGATAAGTGTTCGTGTGGTTTGGAGCTCCTCCCTCTCAACGGTGTGGACAAGTGCCTCACCAAGATTGAGCTGGGTGATGGTGCCACACTGCCACCATGGTGTTCTGGTCGGTGCTTAGCTGCTGGGCGTGTATCGTATGGACATCGCTCCTAAATCCTAATCTGTACGCCACCTCCACGCATGGGCCATCTGGTGTGTGATGTGTTTGCTAATGGTAAAAGATATCAAGCTATTTGGAGTTCTCTGAACCTCAGCATATCAAGTGTGTTTTGGGCCGATGGCAGTTATAGTAAAATCAATGAACTATTCTACATCATCAAGCTGTTTGGCGTTCTCTGAACCCCCCAGCACCAGGAGCTTGATGATTTTACTACCTGACCGATCTCGAGGTATTGAAACCTGTGTACATAAAGTTTGAACTTTCATTCAGTCTCCTGTACATCCTCCAGTTTATGATGAATGGATATTTACTCCCAGAAAAGACAGAATGAGCATTGTGTAGTGATCTAATTTTCTTATGGTTTTGTATATATACCTTTAGTTGTAGCACTAGCTAATTAAAAAAATGTAAGTATGTCCACAGTTTATTCTTGTTATCATTCTATTTTTTTCCAGGAAGCTTTCCTCACTTGTAGTAGCATTAAAAAACTAGAAGTTCCAGCAACATTATGCATTGACATTTAATTAGATAAAAAAACCATAAATTATACCAGCTCCAATAATTTGGTAAAGCTGGATGATCAGCTTCTGAGAAAGACCATCATCTTTTGTAGGCCATCTAACAAAGCTCAAGGTAATTTACATGTCATCCCTGCTAAAACTGAAATCATTCTGAACTCCTTGGGAGAGGCAGATCACATCTCTGAAGTATCTTGGCATACATATTTAGATTAAAGCCATACACAGGAGTATAAAACATCTCGACATCATAACTGATGAGAGCTCGTTATTTTCTTGCTATTTATACCTTGAGAACATTGTTTTTCATCTTGCTAACTGAACCTGCACATTTTTCTCCAGATGAAGTTTTTGTGAAGAGAAAGTAAATTGTTATCTTGTCATCCAGTGGATTGGTTAGTGAAATTGGCACTTCTGGTCATCTAACGTTGCTCCAACATGTACGTTCTATAAATATATCTTTTCAGACTTCCTCATAGAACATATTCTTGCCTTAGTTGTTAGTCTCTGAATTAACAGTGCTTGCATTTCTGGACATGTATGGCCAttgacccttccccggaccctgcgcaagcgggagctatatgcaccgggctgccctttatgGCCATTGACTGCTCAATGCTATGTCTCTTTCTAAACTACATTAACAAATTACCATAGGAACTTAAACTACATGCTTGTAAAAAGTTAAAATTATCTTTGTATTTTATTGTTAAACAGTATTTGTCTGACTTTTTCAAACATGGTACGCATGTCAAACCTCGAGTTGAGTTCTTTTTTGTTTTTGagcttgaagtagtactccctccgttcacttttgtaagttgtTTAGGACAGCTGAAATTGAACTGTTTTAGGTGCTGTCTTAAATGTCTAAAACGTCTTCaaaagtgaatggagggagtactaaacatcTCAATGCAAAAGCTCATTGTGCAAATCAGGGGAATTTATTCTATCATACTTAAACCTTTGTTTCTAAGAGCTTCGTGTTACTTTGCATTTCGAGGGATCTATCTCACCTCAATCTCCCAGGATCAATACCTGATTTTTTGCCATCACTTATGTGTATGTATGTGTCCTTCCTGATCTGACTCCGTGTTTCCAAACTGTGCAGCACAGAGCCCCTTAAATATGCTATTTCT
The sequence above is a segment of the Triticum dicoccoides isolate Atlit2015 ecotype Zavitan chromosome 1A, WEW_v2.0, whole genome shotgun sequence genome. Coding sequences within it:
- the LOC119362951 gene encoding protein Rf1, mitochondrial-like, giving the protein MSRPRLRHCSCFTTPMSRIRLRRRLSSSTSRPTPSWSPRAAFAAATERVRDGTLSPQDAHHLFDELFQQATPVPDRPLNGFLAALTRATPSEACRDGPALALSLFNRVYREEAGMRVAPPTIFTYGVLMNCCCRMRRPELGLAFFGRLLRTGLKADKIVANTVLKCLCCAKRADDAVKVLLHTMTELGCVPDAFSYAIVLKSLCDDNRSQQALYLLRMMAKEEGVCSPDVVTYNTVIHGFFKEGKIGKACNLFHEMTKQGFVPNVVTYNSVINALCKARAMDNAELFLRQMVDNGVQPNKVTYTSMIHGYSTLGQWKEATKLFREMTGSGLIPDIVTWNSFIDSLCKHGRSKEAAENFHSMSAKGNKPDIISYTTLLHGYANEGSFPDMMSLFKSMEGDGIVANCQFFNILIDAYAKRGMMDEAMLIFTEMPGQGVNPNVVTYSTVIASLCRMGRLADAMNKFSEMIGTGVQPNTVVYHSLVQGLCTHGDLVKAKELISEMMNKGIPRPNIAFFSSIVHSLCKEGRVMDAHHIFDLVKDIGERSDIIMFNTLIDGYCLVGEMGKAVSVLDVMISAGIEPDIFTYNTLVNGYFKSGRIDDGLNLFREMSHKKIKPTTVTYNIILDGLFRAGRTVAAKKMLHELIGCGTTVSLSTYNIILKGLCRNNCTDEAIVMFQKLHTINVKFNITTLNTMINSMYTVQRREEAKDLFAAISDSGLVPNASTYGIMIRNLLKEGSVEEADSMFLSMERSGCAPCSRLLNDTIRTLLEKGEIVKAGNYMSKVDGKSISLEASTCSLLWSLFSGKGKYREQIQLLPVKYQFFGGVS